A window of the Hordeum vulgare subsp. vulgare chromosome 5H, MorexV3_pseudomolecules_assembly, whole genome shotgun sequence genome harbors these coding sequences:
- the LOC123394923 gene encoding uncharacterized protein LOC123394923 produces MVITTTPQEQEAVGVKDPEGVAMRKMWRPRQPVKAPLKAVRVKDAQGVSVIVVDRKVEESILGAPVVMAAMDREKGPMEDGVAVCRMDALDGSPVKTRLEPVGVKDAEGVAAGKVRRPRQTVKAPLEAMRVKDTVGVAAGKMWRPRQPTKAPLEAMGVKDAIGVAVISVDRKVEESILGAPVVVAAGGGEKGPLEDGIMVCQVDALDGAPVMTRQEAVGVKDAEGVAVGKMWWTRKPAKASLEALGVKDDKGIAMITVDQKVKASVLGAPMVVAAGRGDKGPLEEGIIVCQVDAVDGASVIAMTQQEALGVNDTEEVPVGKMWWPRRLAKATPEAAGVKDVEGVAVIAVDGVVKPLVLQVPVVAAAEGGEKGSLEDGTVVCQVDTLDGAPVIATDEKEEISVQGNPVFSAVDQKVDTPGVEGVQAITMKGNGKEDKEGIKWLKHYSTAQSILMVGDGDFSFSLALATTFGSGWNLVATSLDSYEALTSKYGKAESNVRELKRLGATVLHGVDAKKMMLHSYLETRRFDRIVFNFPHAGFNGRENWLRVIKAHKQLVHGFLANARQLLRPYGEIHLSHKTGLPYDAWDIEQLAYKSCLIMVRKVDFSKEDYPGYNQKKGDGVTCDESFPLGPCCTFMFCVEDVEKLKQAHGNRVGLISSCLGGSKFYPGISATDMAWPFDLHPAWPQPHFPPLHLPIAFDPCPFGAAGMEYPFDCYGTSFHHQDMVQPTHQQQQPWYQVGPPPIEQPWTPQEQQSLQRGYEIHRQLTPSLEDRYMESVEKQAMFEMLIQVYGRQ; encoded by the exons ATGGTTATCACCACGACACCACAGGAGCAGGAAGCGGTTGGAGTGAAGGACCCTGAAGGGGTTGCCATGCGGAAAATGTGGCGGCCACGGCAACCGGTGAAGGCGCCCCTGAAAGCGGTGCGAGTGAAAGACGCCCAAGGGGTTTCTGTGatagttgtcgacaggaaggtcgAGGAATCAATCCTAGGGGCTCCAGTGGTCATGGCCGCTATGGACAGGGAGAAGGGGCCAATGGAGGATGGGGTTGCGGTGTGCCGGATGGACGCTCTCGATGGGTCTCCAGTTAAGACACGACTGGAACCGGTCGGAGTGAAGGACGCCGAAGGGGTTGCGGCGGGGAAAGTGCGGCGGCCACGACAAACGGTGAAGGCACCACTGGAAGCTATGCGAGTGAAGGACACCGTAGGGGTTGCGGCGGGGAAAATGTGGCGGCCACGGCAACCGACGAAGGCACCACTAGAAGCTATGGGAGTGAAGGACGCCATAGGGGTTGCGGTGATCAGCGTCGACAGGAAGGTCGAGGAATCAATCCTAGGGGCTCCAGTGGTCGTGGCGGCCGGGGGCGGTGAGAAGGGGCCACTGGAGGATGGGATTATGGTGTGCCAGGTGGATGCTCTCGATGGGGCTCCGGTTATGACACGACAGGAAGCAGTCGGAGTGAAGGACGCCGAAGGGGTTGCGGTGGGGAAAATGTGGTGGACACGAAAACCGGCGAAGGCATCACTAGAAGCTTTGGGAGTGAAGGACGACAAAGGGATTGCGATGATCACCGTCGACCAGAAGGTCAAGGCATCAGTCCTAGGGGCTCCAATGGTCGTGGCAGCCGGGCGCGGTGATAAGGGGCCACTGGAGGAAGGGATTATTGTGTGCCAGGTGGACGCTGTTGATGGGGCTTCGGTTATCGCCAtgacacaacaggaagcgttgggAGTGAATGACACCGAAGAGGTTCCGGTGGGGAAAATGTGGTGGCCACGACGCCTGGCGAAGGCAACACCGGAAGCTGCGGGTGTGAAAGATGTTGAAGGGGTTGCGGTGATCGCTGTCGACGGGGTGGTCAAGCCGTTGGTGCTACAGGTTCCAGTGGTCGCGGCAGCCGAGGGCGGGGAGAAGGGATCACTAGAGGATGGGACTGTGGTGTGCCAGGTGGACACTCTTGATGGGGCTCCGGTTATCGCCACCGATGAGAAGGAAGAGATCTCGGTGCAAGGGAATCCGGTGTTCTCCGCCGTTGACCAGAAGGTCGATACGCCGGGGGTGGAGGGGGTGCAGGCGATCACTATGAAGGGGAATggtaaggaggataaggaggggaTCAAGTGGTTGAAACACTACTCCACGGCACAGAGCATACTCATGGTTGGAGACGGGGACTTCTCCTTCTCACTAGCGCTTGCCACCACGTTCGGCTCAGGCTGGAACCTCGTCGCGACATCCCTAGACTCTTACG AGGCTCTAACGAGCAAGTATGGCAAAGCTGAATCTAATGTAAGAGAGCTGAAAAGATTGGGGGCCACAGTTTTGCATGGCGTCGATGCAAAAAAGATGATGCTTCACTCATATCTAGAGACGAGACGATTCGATCGCATTGTCTTTAATTTTCCTCATGCTGGGTTCAATGGAAGAGAGAATTGGCTGCGTGTCATCAA ggcgcataagcagctggtgcatGGGTTTTTGGCAAATGCGCGGCAGCTGCTTCGGCCCTATGGTGAAATCCACCTTAGCCACAAGACAGGACTTCCTTACGATGCATGGGATATCGAGCAACTCGCCTACAAGTCTTGTCTTATCATGGTTCGGAAAGTTGATTTTTCTAAGGAAGACTACCCTGGTTATAACCAAAAGAAAGGAGATGGTGTAACATGCGATGAATCTTTTCCACTAggtccttgctgcacttttatgttCTGCGTCGAAGACGTAGAAAAGCTGAAGCAAGCGCATGGAAACAGGGTCGGTTTGATCTCATCATGCCTTGGTGGCAGCAAATTCTATCCTGGCATATCGGCAACTGACATGGCGTGGCCATTTGATCTGCATCCAGCATGGCCTCAGCCACATTTTCCTCCACTTCACTTGCCAATAGCATTTGATCCTTGCCCCTTTGGAGCTGCTGGAATGGAATATCCATTTGACTGTTATGGCACTTCCTTTCATCACCAGGACATGGTTCAGCCAacacatcagcagcagcagccttGGTACCAAGTGGGACCTCCTCCAATTGAGCAACCATGGACACCCCAAGAACAACAGAGTCTGCAAAGGGGGTACGAAATTCACAGGCAACTCACGCCGTCCCTTGAAGATCGCTACATGGAATCTGTTGAGAAGCAGGCGATGTTTGAAATGTTGATTCAAGTCTATGGCAGACAGTGA